The uncultured Desulfatiglans sp. DNA window TGACCATTCGTCTCTCTTCGGACGTCAGCTGCTCAGACAATGACACGCCTTTTGATGATCCCCACGGCCTCCTCGGGCGTATCCACGACCCGGAAAATGTCGAGGTCGGAGGGCGAAATGGTCTTACCCTTGAGCATGGTGTCTCTGATCCAGTCCACCAGACCTCCCCAGAATTTCGAGTCGATCATGATTACAGGGAAGGAACGGATCCGTTCCGTCTGGATCAGCGTCAGGGCCTCGAAGAGTTCGTCGAGGGTCCCGAAACCTCCCGGCATGATAATGTAAGCGACGGCGTATTTGACGAACATCACCTTGCGAATGAAAAAGTATTTGAAATTCAATCTGATGTTTGAATATGGGTTCGCCTGCTGCTCGTTCGGGAGTTCGATGTGCAGGCCGACGGATTTGCCGCCCCCATCGGCCGCCCCCTTGTTGGCCGCCTCCATGATCCCCGGGCCTCCGCCGGAGATGACGTTGAATCCGTTTTCAACCAGCAGCCGGGCGGTCTTCACGGTCATCTTATAAGCCTGGCTCTGGGGCTTGGAGCGGGCGGAGCCGAAGATGGTGACCGCCGGATGCACCTCCGGCAGGACATCGAAGCCATCGACAAATTCGGCAATGATGTTGAACATGCGCCATGTGTCCTTGATGGTGATATCATCCACCAAGAATTGTCTTTCACTCATGGGAAGGCTTCCTTTCTGGCATGGTCGAGCTTCGGGACCCCGGCTCGACCGTGGACGATCAGCGGCACCTCCGGCTTTCCACAACCGGGCTCCGGGGGCCGACCCACACGCTCCGGCTTCCTTTCAAGGCAGAACACAAAAATTCATTGATTTTTAGAATTTAATTGTTTAGCTTTCTGACCGAATCGGCTAGTATGGTAGTTTTTGGTTATAATGGTGTCAAGCACTTGTCACGGTCGATACGCATCAAACCGTCTTCTTAACCGCCTTACGAGCGGCACGCATCGAACCTTATTCAATGCTCCGGTGGCAGGGATCTGCGCACCGCGAATCATGGGGTCTTCCCGTCATCGATGATGAAACTTCCAGAGATCACCAGAACCGATTTCCTCGACCGTCTCGGCACCCGGGAAAAACCCTGGCGCCATAACTATCTGACGATGTACTCGACCCAATGGGGGGGATTCACGACGGATCCCGATCTGATGCTGATCCCTGTCGACGACCACCTTGTCCACCGGGGCGACGGGGTCTTCGATGTCATGCGCTGCGTCGACGGCAAGATCTACCAGATGGAGGAGCATCTCAAGCGCCTGAACCGTTCGGCCCGCGCCATTTCTCTGTCCCCGCCCGAAGTCTATGCCGATATTAGAGAACTGATCCGGTTTCTCGTACGGAAAGGCGGTCTGAAGGACTGCCTGATCCGCCTCGTGCTGTCTCGTGGCCCGGGAAGCTTCACGGCCAACCCATTCGATTGTCCTGAAAGCCAGCTCTACGTCAACGTGATCCGGTTCAAGGGCCTGCCAGAAACCTACTACCGGGAAGGCATCTCCATCATTACAAGCCGCATCCCCATCAAGAAATCGTTTTTTGCCACCATCAAATCCTGTGACTATCTGCCCAATGTCCTGATGAAGATGGAGGCGATCGAGGCAGGCTGCGGGTATTCCGTCGGCTTGGATGAAAAAGGGTTTCTCGCCGAGGGTTCGACGGAAAACCTTGGCATCATCACCGTGGAAGGGGTTCTGAAATTCCCCGGACTGGACACGACGCTTTCGGGCATTACCGAGCAGCGTGTTTTCGAGCTGGCCCGGCAGCTGGTGCAGGAGGGACACCTCAAAGACGCCGTCTTCGGTGAGATACCCCCCGATGAGGCCTATCAGGCCCGGGAGGTTTTCCTCACTGGGACCTCTCTCGACATCCTGCCGGTTGTTCGCTTCGACAGCCGCACCATCGGTGACGGAACCCCCGGTCCGGGCTATGCCCGATTGCATAGACTTCTTCGAGAGGATATGAGAAACAACGAACGGCTGCTCACGCCCGTCAACTGGGAAGACGCCCAATAAAAGCTACGAAGAGGATTCGATTTGGAAACAGGAGAGGTAGACATGGAACGTGTTGCAAGGGTAACGGAGATCATCGCAGCGTCACCCCACAGTTTCGATGAAGCCATCCGGGTCGGTTTCGAAAGGGCGAACCGCACTCTGCGGGGAATCACCGGGTTGCGTGTCATCGAGCAGCGTGTCTCCGTAGAAGAAGGACAAATCAAAGAGTTTCGCGTGCGTCTGGAGGTCATTTTCGTCCTCGAAACGTAATGGGTTTAAATCCGGAACCAATCCTGTCGAACCGAGTGTCCCCGATCCGCAATAGAAGGCTCGGAAACTACGTAGAAAGACATGCTGAATCATGGCCTTGATCAAATTTAGAGAAGAACGCTGCAAAGGGTGTGGACTCTGCGTACTGGCCTGTCCCAAAGGGCTCCTCAGTATCAGCTCCTCCATCAATCTGTCGGGTTATCCCACCGCTCACATCAGCGATATGGAGGCATGCACCGGTTGTAAACTATGCGCTGAGATGTGCCCCGATGTGGTGATCACGGTATACAAGTGATGTCTCTTCGTAAAAACGTTTAGGATGGTGCCTCCTGTCCGGTGCTGAATCGGTTTTCAGACGTCGGAACCTGTGTTCTGCGCAGCATTTCAGACATCCGGTACGCCTGCGGGAACATGGATTGAATATCGAGGGTTTGTCATCTTCAAGAACGGGCTTTCTATTCGCCGCCCATGCGCGGCTTGCCACGCCAACCCTGCTTGGGAAATCCTGAAGATTCAGGCGGCAAACAGCGGTAAAGAGCTTTCAATAGAGAACGTTGCCCTCCCTGGAGGCCGGTGGAACCATCCGCTCCACCGGAGGATTCCTGAAGGCAAAGCAGGACGATTTCGAGCCCGAAGGCATTCACAGCCCTCGATCATTGGCATCGGGCCAAAACCGTCGTCTTCAGGTAAAAGATGAAGCAGTTCGAGATTCCCATCGCTCCCTTCCTTTTGTGGAAACGATGGCATTGAGGAGAAAAACGGTTTGGAGACTTTGTTCGTAAAAGGCAATGAAGCCATCGCCATGGGCGCCATCGAGGCCGGATGCCGGTTTTATTTCGGCTATCCCATCACTCCGCAAAACGACATCCCGGAGTATATGTCGAAACATCTGCCGGCGATCGGGGGCATCTTCATACAGGCCGAAAGCGAGATAGCGTCCATCAACATGCTCCTGGGCGCAAGCGCCACCGGAGCACGGGCGATGACCTCCTCTTCGAGCCCGGGCATTTCCCTGAAGCAGGAAGGCATTTCCTACCTGTGCGGCAGCCAGATACCGGGCGTTATCGTCAACATGAGCCGCAGCGGACCCGGCCTCGGGGGGATCTCACCGTCGCAGGGTGATTATTTCCAGGCCACCAGAGGCGGCGGACACGGGGATTACCGGACGATCGTCCTGGCCCCCTCATCCGTCCAGGAGGCCTATGATCTCACGATGCGCGCCTTCGACCTCGCCGACAAATACCGGAATCCGGTTGTGATCCTGGGCGACGCATTGCTGGGGCAGATCAAAGAACCCTTGAAAACACGCCTCTACAGAGGAACCCCCTCCGAGAAGGATTGGATCCTTACGGGCGCTTCGGGGCGGCCCCGCCGGATCCTCAAATCTCTCTACCTCTCAGAAGGCGAACTCACGGACCACAACTGGTTCCTTTACCGCAAGTATCAGCAGATGAAGCGCGAGATCCGCTTTGAAACCCAGAATTTAGACGATGCGAAGCTGGTTGTCGTCGCATTCGGCTCACTGGCTCGCATCGTGAAGAGCGCTGTGGGCATGGCCCGTGAAAAAGGCATGCTGATCGGCCTCCTGCGACCGATCACCCTTTACCCCTTTCCCTATGCTGCGCTCGAAAAGATCTCCCGGAAGATCAGAAATTTCATGGCGGTGGAACTGAGTACCGGCCAAATGGTCGAAGATGTCAAACTGGCCGTCGGACACAAGAAAAACCAGGTGGATTTCTATGGCAGACCGCCCGGCTCCATCCCGTCGCCGGACGAAATCTTTCATGAAATCGCCAAAGTCTACAAAAAGAGGATCGCATAAATGGAGCAGGTTTTTTCAAGACCCCAAAGCCTCATTGACGTGCCGTTCCACTTCTGCCCGGGCTGTCACCATGGCATCATCCACCGCCTGACGGCCGAATGCATCGATCGGTATGCCTTGCAGCAAACGTCCATCGCAGTGGCCTCTGTCGGCTGCTCGGTCTTTCTGTATGATTATCTGGACATCGATGTGCTCGAGGCCCCGCACGGACGCGCAGCAGCAGTCGCGACCGGTGTCAAGCGGGCCCGGCCCGACCGCTTCGTCTTCACCTATCAGGGGGACGGGGATCTCGCCGCTATCGGGACCGCCGAAATCATCCACGCCGCCAACCGCGGAGAACACATCACGGTCATCTTCGTCAACAATACGGTCTTCGGAATGACCGGCGGCCAAATGGCTCCGACCACGATGCCCGGGCAGGAAACCACGACGACACCGTTTGGAAGAGATCCGGCCGTAAACGGTTTCCCCATCCGGATGGCGGAACTTTTGGGCGGACTGACCGGCACGACCTTCGTCGCCCGAGGGGCGGTCGACACCCCTAAGAACCTCGTGAAGACCCGCAAGTACCTGCAGCGCGCCTTCGAGGTTCAGACCACCGGCGAAGGGTTCGGTTTCGTGGAGATCCTTTCCGCCTGTCCAACGAACTGGAAAATGTCGCCGGAGCGCGCCAACAAGCGGGTCAAGGAAGAGATGATCCCCTATTTCCCGCTGGGCATCTTCAAGGGGGGTGAAGCATAATGTATTTTGACACGATCATAGCGGGTTTCGGGGGCCAGGGCGTTCTGCTCATGGGCAACATCCTCGCCTATGCCGCCATGGGCGAAAAGAAGAGGGTGACCTATATGCCGGTCTATGGCGTCGAGATGCGTGGAGGAACCGCCAACTGCACCGTCGTCGTCTCGGACCAGCAGATCGGTTCGCCCATTATCCAGCGGCCGGTTTCAGCCATTGTCATGAACCGTCCTTCCCTTGACAAATTCGGACCCCGCGTTCGCAAAGGCGGAACGCTGATAGTCAATGCCTCTCTGATCCCTGAAGAAGCGGTGCACTTCCGAGGGGTGGACTGTCTCCTGGTCCCCAGCCGAGAGCTAGCCTTGGAGCTGGGGAACGAACGTCTGGCCAACATGGTCGTGCTTGGCGCGGCTGTTCGCCGCACCGGTGTCGTCCGGGTCCGCTCGCTCAAGAAGGCCCTTTATGGTGCGCTTGACCGGCGTTACCACAACATGATAGAGTCGAACAGCAAGGCCTTGGAGCTGGGAGCCCGTTTCGCTGCAGACAATGGGCATCCGTAATGAAGCCCCTTTTCCCTCAACCACAAGGAAAGGAAGGTCGGCGTTATGGACGAGGATCGGAACCGCGATGAGGCACGGGATACCTACCAGGACTTCCTGAGCGATATCAACGAGCAGTTCGCCAGGCAAAGCCAGGAAAAGGATTTCATGGACAGCATCCCCGGCGAGCCTGGTGAAGGTGCGGATTACGAGGTCGACGTCGGTCAGCGCGTGCGCGCCGTAAGGCAGAAGCGGGGGCTCACGCTCGAGGATGTCTCCAGGCGAACCGATCTGGACGTAGGTCTGCTTGCCTCCATTGAAGACGGTACCGTAGCCCCGCCTCTGGGCACCGTGATCAAACTGGCCAAGGCCCTCGAAATGAAGATGGGCTACTTCATATCCGGCCAGGAAAACCGCCCCTTCACCATCGTGCACCATCAGGACCGGAAGGTGGTGTCCCGCTACGATTCCACTAAAGGCAAAAGGTATGGATATGAATACATCTCGCTCGCCCCGCACAAGGTCGACCGCCACATGGAGCCCTTCATCGTAGTGCTGGCGCCCGCCGAGACCGAAGAAGAACGTTCGAGCCACGACGGGCAGGAATTCATCTATGTCCTTGAAGGCGCCATGGCGGTTCATCTGGAAGACCAACGATACGTGCTCGAAACCGGCGATGCCATCTACTATGATTCGACCGTTCCCCACCTGGTGAAGTGCCACGGTGACAAACCGGCGAAGATTCTCGCCGTTCTTTATACCGAACGCTGAGGCGCACGCTGTGATCGCTTTCGATCTCAAGTGTTCTAGAGACCATGTCTTCGAAGGCTGGTTCGACAGCATCGAGGCCTTCGAAGATCAGAACGCCAGGCGTTTGATCACCTGCCCGTTTTGCGAGGATTCCAACATTCGAAGAATCATATCTCCTGTGTCCATCAAGAAGGCCTCTCCCGCACCCCCCCACGATGCATCCCAACCGGTCGACTACCATGCACTCGCAATGGCGGTCTTGCGATCCATTCACGATACCTTTGACGACGTAGGAACGCAGTTCGCCGGAGAGGCCCTCAAGATTCACTACGGCGTTTCGGAAAAACGGAACATCCGCGGTTCGGCTACGGACGAAGAGGAAAGGATGCTCAAAGAGGAGGGCGTCGAATTCTTCAAATTCCCCGTCCCCAGATTCCCCGAAGACAAGAAGACCAATTGATTTTCTTCATGCAGCGGTCCTTTGAAACCAGGTTCGACCCTGGCGAATCCCATCGGAACGGGTTTCTCCTTTGCCCCCCTCATCGCTTGGAACCTGAATGGCTGCAGGCTGCCCAGCGGCCCTCCGGAAATGATTCCTCGGCACAACCCGGTTTGCAATCCGGGAATGAGGATTTTCCTCCACACGCGGCGCGTGCTCAGTCCCGCCCTTGCAGGGCGGGTCCCAGTTTGGCCAATATCAAGGAAATCAACCGTTTGTGCGGAGGCGACCTAGTGGTCGCCGCACAAACAAACGGGCAGATTGACGCCAAGATTGGCCAAAAAGACCATTTCCCCGCAGACCCCAGTTTCCATCCGGAAATGAGGATTTTTGGCCAATATCAAGGAAATCAAGCGTTTGCGCGGAGGCGACCTCTGGGTCGCCGCACAAGCAAACGTGCAGATTGACGCCAAGATTGGCCAAAAAGACCATTTCCGGATGGAAACTGGCTAGTAGATGGCTGCGTCACAGCCGGCCGCCACCGTTTGCCCCAACTCACGGCACGCCGTCAGGTCCTGTTCCGTCAATTCTCCGCGGGCGATGACCGCTTCATAGATTTTCTTGAGTGGATAACCGATGCAGATCCGCTCAATCGCCGCAAGAGCGCCTCGCCCATCGTTTCCGGCGCTGACAAAGACCGCATAGGGTTTCTTGAAAACCTTTCTTTCGCCTCTGGCGGATTCGTAGGTTCTATCGAAGAAATCTTTGAGCGCCCCCGCCATGTACCCGAAATACTCCGGTGATCCGAGGACCAATCCGTCGCAGTCAACCAGATCCGCAAGCGTTGCCTGGAAGGCCTCTTTCAGAATCACGCGGACGCCCTCCACCTCCCCAGCACCAGCCGCAACGGCTTCCGCCATCTTGCGCGTGTTGCCTCCCTGGGAGTGATAAACCACCAGGATTGAACAGACCATAAAGACGCTCCCCCTTGCACCCGCCCGCGGATCGCCCCCCCCGGTCTCCAGAGCAGCCCCTGTTCACCGTTCCTTGCGAGGCATCGCCTCCGTCTCTTCGCCTGGAAACGGAAGCCCCTTTTCTTCGTCCGTGCTGAATCGATCAGGCGGTTGCCAAAAATGCCGTTTTGGATTATACAGGGTGCTCGCCCCGACTGAGCCTCAGGGCCCGAGGCGAAACGATCATAAAGGGCAGGCTTGTTTCAATGAAAACCCGCGCCTTTCCAGGGCGACCCTTTCCGGCTGCGCTTCGAACCGGCCGGCCTAAACGCCGGACTTTCCTCACGCCGCAGCAGCCGTTGAAGATCCTCACCGCGCCTGGATCATATCCACATCAGGAGGCAGACCATGGCTAAAATCGAGCGTGCAATCATCAGCGTGACAGACAAAACCGGTGTCGTCCAATTTGCATCGGCTCTAGCCCCTTTGGGGGTCCAGATCCTGTCTACCGGTGGGACAGCCCGAACCCTGCGTGACGGTGGCCTCACCGTTACGGACATCTCGCAGTACACCGGATTTCCGGAAATGCTGGACGGAAGGGTCAAGACCCTGCATCCCAAGGTCCACGGCGGACTGCTCGGGTTGAGAGACAACCGCGAACACAGGGACATGATGTCGCGCCACGGCATTCAGACCATCGACATGCTCGTGGTCAATCTTTATCAGTTCGAAAAAACGGTCGCCGATCCTCAGGTCACCCTGGAGCAGGCCATAGAAAATATCGACATCGGGGGACCGGCCATGCTGCGCTCTGCAGCGAAAAATTTCCGGGATGTCACGGTGCTCGTCGATCCAGCGGATTACCGCCGGGTCCTGGATGAAATGACGGCATCGGGTGGAGAGACCACCCTGAAAACACGTTTCGAACTGGCCAAAAAGGTTTTCGCGCTGACTCATCGCTATGACGGCGCAATCTCGCAGTATCTGGGCAGCGTCGAGTTATAGGGGATCGGTTCGATCATCGGAGCCAGCGCTTGCAACGCGTGGAATCTTTTCCCGGCAGGGCATGTTCTTGTGGACATGCCTGCCCTTTTTCTCGCAGTAGACCGCCTGGAAGGTTTGGCAACTCCCGGACCCGTCCAGCCCTGCCTCTTTCGGCCAACAGGCATAGATGCATTGAAGGTCACAGAAAAACATGTTCAAGACAGGCTCAACCGTGTTTTTTTACCCAAGTCTCGGGATCGATCCAACCCCCCGAGGCCCTTGACGCACTGACAAGGGGTTCGCCATGAGCCGATTCATGCAGATCGAGATCCGTATCAAACAGGTTTATGAGGCCGGCTTCGCTTCAGATTTTCCCCGTATCGCAGATTTTTTGAGGCTTGCCGGCTACGGTGAGGTCCTGGAAGCCGAGCCGTCGTTCTACGCCCTGGTCGACCGCCTGGAGATGCTTGCGCGGGACCCGCATGTCCCGGAGCAGATGAAGCCTGCCCTGAAGCGTCTTCTGCCCGTTATGCTCGACCTGCGCAATAAGGCCCGGGAAACGCTTCTCCAGCGGGAGTTGGATGCACTTGATCGACTGCTCTATCAACTGGAAGACGCCTTCGAAGATCTCGAAAGCCAGCTGTAATTTGCAGGGCCCCCACATCGCAGCCTTTCATCAAACGGAAGCCGGCGGGGCACCAGATGTGCTGCGGTACCCCGCCGGCTCGCCGATCTCAGCGGGCTCAAGCCCTGTTGTCTCCTCGGTGCAGAACGATCCGCTGCACACGCGCATTTTCAACCCCGGAGGGATCTTTTTCCCGTCCCCCGCAGACCGGACACCACCCCTGCAAAGCCTGCAGACCGGCCTCGGGAACGGATCGGAAGAGTCATGCCCGGTGCACCCCGCATGCCGATAAAACAGTGCGGCGGCGACATCCCCGGATGAGGAGGTCCGCTACCAGCCCCAGGTCAGATATTTGTGGATCGAATCGGACGCCATCCGCCCGGCGCCCATGGCCAGGATAACGGTGGCCTGCCCGGTGACGATATCGCCTCCGGCCCACACGCCCTTCTTGGTCGTCTTTCCCGTTTCGGGGTCAGCGATGATGTAGCCCCACTTCGTCAACTGCAGCCCTTCCGTGCTCCGCGTCAGCAGCGGGTTCGCACCGGCTCCGACCGAAATGACCGCCAGGTCGCAGTCCAGCGTGAACTTGGACCCCTCGATCGGCACGGGGCGGCGGCGTCCCGAGGCATCTGGTTCGCCCAGTTCCATCTTGAGGCATTCCATGGCCTTGACGCGTCCGTTTTCATCCCCGACAAAGCGAGTCGGCGCCGTCAGCAGGTGGAATTCGATCCCTTCCTCCTCGGCATGATGGATCTCGGCCTTTCTGGCAGGCATCTCGTCCCGTGAACGCCGGTACACGATCCTCACCCGGTCCGCCCCGAGCCGCATGGCCGTTCGGGCCGAGTCCATGGCCACGTTACCGGCGCCCAGCACGACCACATCCTTCCCGCGCACGATCGGCGTGTCGTACTCGGGGAAGAGATAGGCCTTCATCAGGTTGGCCCGTGTGAGGTACTCATTGGCCGAATAGATACCGATCAGGTTTTCGCCCGGGATCTTGAGGAAACTCGGCAGTCCTGCCCCGACGCCGATATAGACGGCATCGAATCCCTCTTCGAACAGTTCGTCAACGGAGACCGTACGCCCGACCACCGAGTTGCAATGCAGCTTTGCGCCGAGCCGCTCGAGAAAATTGACTTCCGAATACACGATCTCTTTGGGGAGCCGGAACTCGGGGATCCCGTAGACGAGCACGCCTCCCGGTTTGTGGAAGGCTTCGAAGATCGTCACGTCGTGGCCTTTCAGGATCAGGTCGCCGGCGACGGTCAGACCCGAAGGTCCGGATCCTACGACAGCCACGCGCTTCCCGGTCGGCTCGGCCTTGGGTGGCAGGTCGCCCTTTCCGTTCGCCCTTTCCCAATCGGCCACGAAGCGCTCCAGGTTGCCGATCGCCACGGGCTCGCCTTTTTTCCCGAGGATGCACTGGCCTTCGCACTGGATCTCCTGGGGGCACACACGGCCGCAGACCGCCGGCAGGGCGTTCCGCTCCCATATCTTACGGGCGGCCTTGGTAAAATCGCCCTCCTTGACATGTTTGATGAAGGCCGGAATCTCGATCGACACGGGACAGCCGTTCATGCAGGCCGGATTCTTGCATTGCAGGCATCGCTCGGCCTCCTTCATCGCCATCTCCGCCGTGTATCCTCTCGGAACCTCTTCAAAGTTCCTTCGCCGCACCTCTGCGGACTGCTCCGGCATGGGCTGTCTGGGCACTTTTTCCTTCTTTTCCGTCGTTTCCGCCATCATATCCTCCATTCTATCTTAACCCCTGTCAGGGACTTATACTTCGTCGTTCACCGGAGAGGCCTTTCAACCCGCCTGGCACTTGCAGGCATACTGCTGCATCGCCACAGCCTCGTCTTCCTTGTAGGCATTCAGGCGCTGCGACAACTCGTCGAAATCGACCTTGTGGCCGTCGAACTCAGGACCGTCGACACAAGCGAATCGGGTCTCGCCCCCGATGGTCACCCGGCAGCAGCCGCACATCCCCGTGCCGTCGACCATAATGGCGTTCAGGCTGACGAGAGTCTTGACCTTGTACTGTTCCGTCACCTTGCAGACGAACTTCATCATGGGAACCGGGCCGATACCAACCACCAGCTTGACGTCCTCCTTTTCGAGAATCTCCTTCAGGACATCCGTCACAAACCCATGATGACCGTAGCTGCCGTCATCCGTACACACATGCAGCTCGTTCGAGGCCGCCTTCATCTTGTCTTCCAAGATCAGGAGGTCTTTCGTACGCGCGCCGATGATCGCGATGACACGGTTGCCTATCTCCTTCAATCCGCGTGTAATGGGGTGCAGGACGGCCACACCGGTTCCACCACCCACGCACACCACGGTCCCGAGCTTTTCGAGATGGGTCGCTTGACCGAGCGGCCCGATGACATCCTGAAAACGCTCGCCCACCTGCAGCGACTTGAACAGCGTGGTGGATTTGCCCACCACCTGATAAATAATCGTGATGGTGCCCTTTTTCGGGTC harbors:
- the sudB gene encoding Sulfide dehydrogenase subunit beta produces the protein MFEILKRQEMAGGTVVLNEISAPAIARKAKPGQFVILKANETGERIPLTMADTDPKKGTITIIYQVVGKSTTLFKSLQVGERFQDVIGPLGQATHLEKLGTVVCVGGGTGVAVLHPITRGLKEIGNRVIAIIGARTKDLLILEDKMKAASNELHVCTDDGSYGHHGFVTDVLKEILEKEDVKLVVGIGPVPMMKFVCKVTEQYKVKTLVSLNAIMVDGTGMCGCCRVTIGGETRFACVDGPEFDGHKVDFDELSQRLNAYKEDEAVAMQQYACKCQAG